In Ruegeria sp. YS9, the genomic window GCTGCGACCTTGTGTCGGCGGGGAACTCGAATTCGAAGAACAGACAAGCCATGCCGCGGCGGACGTCATATTCCGCACCCTGTTTTCCGTTCCCATCGAAAACGCTATCGCCAGCCAAGTGTTTGAAAAGTTCCGGGCCTATCAACGCGCGCAACCTTTGCTGAATCTCGCGGCTTTTGTTCCATTGCCAAAGTGGCTGCCCCGGTTTCATTCCAGGGCGACCAAACAAAACGCGCGGGATATCAGGGCGCTGATTGCCGAACTGACCAGAACACGCGCAAAGGCCATCAAGGACGGAACGGCACCTGATGATCTTGCGACCAAGATCATGACGACGGCTGATCCCGAAACCGGACAGTTCTTCGACCCCGACGAGATGGTTGATCAGGTAGCGATCTTTTTTCTTGCCGGGCATGAAACCAGTGCGTCAGCCTTGGCCTGGACGCTGTACCTGATGGCCCTTTACCCGGAATGGCAACAGAAGGTTGCAGATGAAGCCGCCGTTCTGGATGATCCTTCATTTGGCTGTATTTCAAAACTCCGGATCAGCCGGGATGTGTTTCGCGAAGCGCTGCGTCTTTATCCTCCGGTGCCCATGATAGTTCGCGAGGCCACGTGCCCCGAACGGTTCCGTAACCGGGATGTGCCGGTTGGCGCGCAAATCGTGATCAGCCCGTGGCATTTGCACCGTCAGGCGCGTTTGTGGGACGATCCGGATGGTTTTGATCCTATGCGTTGGGGCACGGAAAACGGCAAGCGCTGCCAGCGCGACGCTTACATCCCGTTCTCTGCGGGTCCCCGAGTGTGCACCGGGGCCGGGTTTGCAATGGTCGAAGGGCCGCTGATCCTGTCGATGCTCTTGCGCCGTTTCAGGTTCGAAACAATCCCGGGAAAAACACCTGTTCCGGTCGCGCATCTGACGGTTCGATCCAAAGATGGCATATGGTTGCGCCTGTTTGAGCGCTAACAACCTACCATCGGTTCACGCCCTGTTGTATGCGGGGAGGAACATCGGAATCATCATTGAACGGGAAAACAATATGTCCAAAGCAGAACAGCGCGCGCAGATGATCAACGGCACGGGCTTTATCGCGGCACTGGATCAAAGCGGCGGATCAACCCCGAAAGCGCTTGCGTTGTATGGTGTCGAGGCATCCGACTACAACTCAGACGAAGAGATGTTCGGTGAAATCCAGAAGATGCGTGCCCGCATCATTCTGGCCGACGATTTCACAAAGGACAAAGTGATTGGTGCAATCCTGTTCGAACGTACCCTGGGCGAAGAGATCGAAGGCCGCAAGGTTGCCGATTACCTGTGGTCGGTCAAAGGTATCGTGCCTTTCCTGAAGATCGACAAAGGCTTGGAAGAACAGGCAAATGGCGTTCAGATGATGAAACCGATCCCCGGTCTGGCCGAGACCCTGGCCAAGGCCGATGGTGTGTTCGGCACCAAGGAACGCTCGGTCATTCACGAAGCGAATGCCGACGGCATCGCGGCGGTGGTTGCGCAACAGTTCGACGTCGCCCGCGAAGTCACCGATGCCGGTATGGTTCCGATCGTGGAACCCGAAGTGAACATCCATTCGGAAACCAAGGCCGAAGCAGAAGACATCCTGAAGGCTGAAATCCTCAAAAACCTCGATCAACTGGCCGAGGGTCAGGAAGTGATGCTGAAGCTGACGATCCCGACAAAGGCAAACCTGTATGACGCGCTGGCAGACCACCCGCGGGTATTGCGGGTTGTGGCCCTGTCGGGCGGTTATTCGACGGAAGAAGCCTGCGACCTGTTGAGCCGAAACGGCAAAATGATCGCATCCTTCTCGCGGGCTTTGACCGAAGGTCTGTCGAAGCAGCAGTCAGATGCAGAATTCAACGCGGCCTTGGGTGGCAACATCGACAAGATTTACAAAGCCTCGGTCTGATCCGTCAGACAGGTTTGATGAAAGAGCGGCGCATCTGTGCCGCTTTTTTTCTGCCGATGCAGCCCTCGGCGTGGTCATTGACAAGCCCCATGGCCTGCATGAACGCAAACACGGTTGTAGGGCCGACAAACTTCCACCCCCGTTTCTTGAGATCCTTCGACATGGCCACGGATTCGGGTGATGTGGATGCTGTTTGCGGGGGCGGAGGCGTTTCAGCCTCATAACGCCAGACATAAGCCGCCAGAGATCCTTCGGCGGCCACAAGGTCCTGCGCGCAACGCGCATTGTTGATCACCGCTTCAATCTTGCCGCGATGACGGATGATCCCGGCGTCCTGTAGCAGGCGTTCCACATCTGCATCAGAAAACGCGGCCATCTTGTTGAAATCAAATCCGCAGAAGGCTTTCCTGAAGTTTTCGCGCTTGTTCAGGATTGTCCGCCAGCTGAGGCCTGACTGAAAGCTCTCGAGGCACAGTTTTTCAAAC contains:
- a CDS encoding cytochrome P450; the protein is MTPPKPDPRPDKVSLLRYVKLFRHDLLSAQPARLYRAWMAEFKTPFFRSFLINQPDLIQTVLRKRPDDFPKSGRISEGLRPLLGNSVFLTNGEVWKRQRRIIDPAFEGGRLKDTFPAMLAAAEACVERLRPCVGGELEFEEQTSHAAADVIFRTLFSVPIENAIASQVFEKFRAYQRAQPLLNLAAFVPLPKWLPRFHSRATKQNARDIRALIAELTRTRAKAIKDGTAPDDLATKIMTTADPETGQFFDPDEMVDQVAIFFLAGHETSASALAWTLYLMALYPEWQQKVADEAAVLDDPSFGCISKLRISRDVFREALRLYPPVPMIVREATCPERFRNRDVPVGAQIVISPWHLHRQARLWDDPDGFDPMRWGTENGKRCQRDAYIPFSAGPRVCTGAGFAMVEGPLILSMLLRRFRFETIPGKTPVPVAHLTVRSKDGIWLRLFER
- a CDS encoding fructose bisphosphate aldolase; protein product: MSKAEQRAQMINGTGFIAALDQSGGSTPKALALYGVEASDYNSDEEMFGEIQKMRARIILADDFTKDKVIGAILFERTLGEEIEGRKVADYLWSVKGIVPFLKIDKGLEEQANGVQMMKPIPGLAETLAKADGVFGTKERSVIHEANADGIAAVVAQQFDVAREVTDAGMVPIVEPEVNIHSETKAEAEDILKAEILKNLDQLAEGQEVMLKLTIPTKANLYDALADHPRVLRVVALSGGYSTEEACDLLSRNGKMIASFSRALTEGLSKQQSDAEFNAALGGNIDKIYKASV
- a CDS encoding DNA-3-methyladenine glycosylase I, whose protein sequence is MSDTITGPDGQQRCTWCQAAPEFFEYHDNEWGYPVDDDRRLFEKLCLESFQSGLSWRTILNKRENFRKAFCGFDFNKMAAFSDADVERLLQDAGIIRHRGKIEAVINNARCAQDLVAAEGSLAAYVWRYEAETPPPPQTASTSPESVAMSKDLKKRGWKFVGPTTVFAFMQAMGLVNDHAEGCIGRKKAAQMRRSFIKPV